The DNA window AATTTAAGTAATTATGAAAGAACATTACAACTCTTAACAGAAATGAAAAGCTTAGGTATTCCTAAGACTGAATTAAATTCTTTGGGCTGGAAAGGTGGAATAAATAGTTTGAATTTTGACGAAAATACTAGTATCTTTGATACTGGAAAGAAACTTGAACTTAAAGAGGGTGAGCAATTGCTTCTAGAATTTGCTTCAGATGGAGTATTACTCATTGAATATGATGGACAATCCTTTAAATTTCTATACAGGGATAATCATAGACAAGTGGAGAAAACTAGACAGGTAGGATGTGAATTTAAAATTGGTACGAGTGCTGATTCTAATGATGTCATTATTTGTTTAAAAGATGAGGCGGGAGAAAAATGTCCTTGTGACTTAAATATAAGCCTAGCCGCAAATGGGAGAATCACTTTTAAACATCGACAGCCAGAACAAACAAATAATGTGAGGTTAATAGGTGTCTTTGCTAATAATCTGTAGAGAAACTGAAGAATAATTCTGGCCATTTTACAAATAATTTCTTATAATTATCAATATGAAATACTTCCTATACTGCCGTAAGTCCACTGACTCAGAGGATAGGCAAATGCTTTCTATTGAAGCCCAGCTTCAAGAACTTCGAGACTATGCTCGTAAAGAGAAGCTTGATGTAATCAAAGAATTCACTGAATCCAAAACAGCAAAGAAACCTGGTAGAGAAATTTTCAATGAAATGATCTCAGAGATTGAAGCTGGTAAGGCTGATGGCATAGTAGCTTGGAATCCAGACAGATTAGCTCGCAACTCAGTCGATGGTGGAAGAATAATTTATCTTATTGATGAAGCTGTAATAAAAGATCTCAAATTTCTGGTTCTTGCTCTGAGATTTTAGCTACTGCATCATAGCCAAGTTTTTCGATTGCACCTTTTAGTTTTCTTGAATTTGCTCCAAGGGCTTCGTATCCACTTAAAACTACTGATTTTGCTAAATTTCCTACGCTGATATTACTGTTGCTCATGTTTATATAACTATATTGTACTTGCAATTTTGATAGTTATTTTGAATTACTCTCTTGAATTTGAGCAAAAAGTTCGCCAAGATCGACAATTTTTTTACCTTCAAATTTTTTCTGAAAGTACTCATCTGCATCTTCAGTATTTGCAATAAAGCAACCTTGTTCTTGGATTAATCTTTCTAATTCTTCTACACTTTGCTTTTTAATTGACGATCCAATTTGTGCAGCAAGCCTGTGACTGTTTGCTAAAACTTTTGCTTGTGTTTGGCTTGAATTAAATCCTGATTCTCCAGAGTGGGCTACCGCTTCTGCTTCTAGGTCTGAATCAATATAGCCATCGAGTAGTCTTGCAAGTTCAGTGTTATATAGTCTATGTAAAGTTCCTTGAACTCTATCTTTTCTAGCACCTTTACGAAAATCATTTCTTAAAGCTTTCCAGAGCATTACTTTTTCTTTTCTAGTAGCTTTATCTTTAAAATCTTGATAACTTTTATAACCAAACTTTTTAGCTTTAGATTCAGCTAGAGTTTTCAACTCGAAACTTTCCCTTAAAATCCCTTTCTTTTCCATGTAAGTAAGTGCCTTATGGTAGTCACGAAAAGTCTGAATTCGTTCTGGACTTAAACTAGGTCTTCTGTGTTTCAGTAAGGCAAGTTGTTCTAATGTTTTTGGATAGCTGACACCAATATCTTGCGCATTACCTGATGCTGCTGCCTCAAAATATTGTTGAGTATGTTTGAGCTCATGTTTTAGTATCGTTTTGATTTTGTCTAAGCTTAACTTACCTCTTGTTTTGATACTGTTTATTTCAACAATAATTGAATTTGTTTCTGGTGAATAAGCTGCACTAAATTCTTGCTCAGATTTTTTTGAATTGATAATATATACGTCAGGTTTAAACTCTTTTGGAATTCCGAGTTCTTGTGCTTCTTTATCTATGACTTTGGCTAAAAAATTTTGTAACCTTTGTGTTTCTTTATCTCTAGAATTACTTAAGCTCATCAATGAAATTTCTGCTCTAGTTTTTAAAGGTCTTAATTTTCTTTTCAGTCGTTTTGGAAATTCTTCAAGCTGTTTATCCAGCCCTAGCCGAGAGGCAAACCCCATACTTGTGCAAGCTAATTGTTGAATTCTACTCATGACCTTTCTATATAAAGATAAGTTATTGAAATTATTGATATTTTTAGGTGTTTTTGCTTATGACTTTTTGTAGCTACTAGCGCGCCACTTCGTGGCTTGCATCCTTTTGATTTTTTAGCTCCGTTTCATCTGTCTGCTTTACTAACGGCTACAGCAGCCATGATGAAACGAAGCCAAAAAATACAGTGTTAGCTAATGGGACAGCAGAGAGGGTGTTAAGAAAGACCGCTCTTCTGTCTGCTCGCGTCTCAGCCTCGAGCAAGCGAGCAGCCCAAAGGGCTGCGAGCGTTCCCAGTTAGGCTTGGCTGGGCTTGAGGTGGGTAAATGGCGCGTCCGGAAGGATTTGAACCTTCGACCATGGTCAAGCCAAATACAATTACCAGTTTACTCAATAGACCTAAATCGGCTAAAGCCGAAGTGAATTTTTAATATGTGATTTGCTTTGCAAATCACTGGTTTTGAGAGCACTTCTAGGCTTTTAACCGATTGATCGAGGGCTAGATCTTGCGAACACTCCTCTAAAAAACAAAAAGAACCCTAAAGGGCTCTTTTTGTTTTTTAATTGTGCGTCCGGAAGGATTTGAACCTTCGACCATGGTCAAGCCAAATGCAATTACCAGTTTACTCAATAGACAATAGTGGCTTGACCAAAATCGGCTAAAGCCGAAGTGAATTTTTAATATGTGATTTGCTTTGCAAATCACTGGTTTGAGAGCACTTCTTAGCTTTTAACTAATTGATCGAAATTCAGATTCTACTGGCTACTCCACATCCCCGCAGCCAACTGGCATTCCGAGCCCCTTATCGGTTGCCCGCTTCCAGGGATTCTTGTGTTCTCAGCTTCCCCACTAGTGTATTTTGCTCTAGGAATTTTTTGAGAGCATAGCTCTGGCTGCTGTGTAACAGGAATACAGGCAGAGATATGCTCGATAAAAAATTCCATGGCAAAGCAAGGAGGAGCAGAGCGACGACGCGCTAGTTTCTGTCAGCGAGGGCTTTAGCTTAGCCTGTCCAGAGGAGCGTAGCGACGTAGGGAAAGCAATCTCCCAACTTAAGCTACTAACAGCCCTAAAGTGCCACTTCAGACTTTATAGCACAACCTTATTTCAGCACGTGGAGCAAGACGCAAGGTGGCTTGCGGAACCCAGTTGAGACAAGTGAAACGCAGGCTCAACTGGAAAAAATCAAGAAGTAACTTTTTCTTTTAACTGATTCAGTTTTTGTTCTTTCTGTTCTTTAATTTGTTGATTATTAGGGTCATCAAAAGAGACAAAATTTGAACACAAGGCATTATAATGCTCTTTATCTTTCAGCTCCAAACACTCAACAATATTTTTTATAATTTGGCTACATTCGTTTATGTCAGAATGTTTGATAAAACTTTCACTAGATCCACTATGAGAATAATTATGTACAAACTTTTCTATTCGAGTTGCCTGTATTTTTTCATCAATTAAAAAATGTAACTTTGAAGACCAAGATTTTGAATCTGGGCATTTCATTCCCAAATATGCCTCCAAAAACTTTCTAATAATATTCCCCAATATATAATGTTGTTCAAACTCCGCGGAAGGATTTTTATAAAATTTATGAATTAAATAAAAAAGATAAATATATTCCGACTTAAATTTCTTAAGCTGCCAAGGTAGCTTTTTGATTGAAGATGAATTTTTATACTTATTGTGTGTCCTTTCAATAAAGTAAAACGGTGCTTCATCAAGTTTATTGTTGTTTTGCAACTTAAGTTTTTCTTTGATAAAATCCTTAACCAAATTAAAGAATTCTAGATTATGAGTAGAAATAAAAAGTTGTTTGCATTGATTATCTCCCAACCTTTCCCTAATAAAAGAGTACACATTATACAAATGGTTACTATCAAGACTAGAAATTGGGTCATCAATAAAAACAACAGTTTCAGAAAGATTTGTATTTTTATCTTCTAGGCTAGCAATAAAATAAGCAAAGGATATTGCTGTCTTCTCACCTTCACTTAAATTTTTGGCCGGCTTGTTGTCTCTTAATAATTTAAAAAGGCCTTTTTCATTAGTTTCAAATACCAAGTTGTCACTATTAAATAGGATTTGCAAATATTCATTTACTTTCTTAGCCCCATTTGCATTTTCAGAAAGCCTATTCTCTAAACTCACAATTTCAGACTTTAATTCACATATCAGAGTTTTCTTTTCAGATATTAACTTCTCTTGTTCTTTTATAAGCTCTTGATTATCTATATAGTTCGTATCATTAATAAATTCATGTGCAAAGTGTTGTATTAATTTCTCTTTCAATAATTCTCTCTCTGAATTAAAGTTATTTGTTTTTGCATTGTGCTTATCAATCACTTGATTGATTTTTTCTACAATATTCCTAATCACCTCTACTTCAGTTTTCTCAAAATCTCTTAAATCCCTAGGTGTCAATTCCTCAAAAGGATTTTCACTTTTTTGCACTAGGCAGGCCTTTAAGTTTTCAAGATATTCAGTAGAAACAGCAAGTTCATTTTTTAATATACCTTTCAAATTTTCATATTCTAATTGGAAATCATCATAGAATCTTGCTTTATCAATTAACCTTACATCTATCTCGTTAATCACTTTAATTTTTTGATCTATCTGGTCTTTTAGTAGGTTTATTTCAGTACGTAATTTGCTCAGATCATCTGAAAAATGTTTTTCTAGCTTCCCGATTAAATCAGCGGGTAATTTATTACCACAAAATTTACAATTATCACTATCTTTATGTAAATCCTTACCATGTTCAACCCATCTATTAAGTTCGGTATTTTCCAATAACTTCTCTATGGTTTCTGCAATTGGTTTTTTCACCAAAAGTTCTTCTGTTCTTTGGTAAAGATTTTCACTATCAATTTTCAGCAGTATTAAAAATGATATACCTTCTTTGACATTTGTATCTTGATAAGAGCGTATCGCTCTTTGTAGAGCATCATCTGTAAGTATTTTGTTCTCATCATTTTTTAGTACAGCACTTTCAACATAAGGAATAAATCTATTTTTATCAAAGTTAACAATTGACAAAAGGTTCTTTATATTACTGGCTCTTTCAGAAAGAGATTTTATTAAATTCTGTTGGAGTAATCCTGTCTCTCCAGCTAAATTAACTAAACTTTCATTCTCTACCTTCAGTTCGTTAGCTTTAGAGCTTAACCGTTCTTGAAGCTCAATATTTTGTTCACCAAGAATAAAGATAGGTTGAATCTCATCATCTTGCTGATGCCATTTTAAATTTCTATCTATAAAATCGATATTAAAAACCCTTATATCAATTACCTGAGTTAGGTCTGAACTTGATTTCAGTCCTTTTTCAGTTTCAAAAACAAACTCTGCATTAGGGTAGTCCTCATGCCTCTCTTGTCTCTCAAAACATTGAAAGATACGGGATAAAGAAGTTTTTCCAGTGTAATTCCAGCCATATATAAGATTATATTTTTCAAAATTTGGCAGCGATTCACTCCAAGTGAAATCCTCAAAGACTGCAAATTTCTTTATTGTATCTATCTTCACTATCACTATCAGGCATCCATTCTATCAAGTAAGTCTCTAATTACTTTTAAACTATATATTTGAGTGAAAACCCTCAGTGGTCTTATTTTAATATCAAAAAACCTCAACTGCTAGACTTATATAGTCTAGAGGAAATTTTATGTCTGGTATCACAAATTTAGGTCACATAGTAACAGATAGAGCTAACGTAGCGCAGGATATTCAAACTAGAGACAAAGTCCGTGAGTTTGGCGATATTGTTGCTGGTGTTTTATCAGGAGCTAATGACGGTGAACCAAAAGCAAGCTCCCCTGAAGACCAAGCTGCTGCTACAAGATATGCAGCAAATGTTGCAGGAGCACATTTGCTAATGGGAACAGGCAATGTCACACCAAAACAAGCTAATCAGTTAAAAAATGACGCTGACTTTGCAAGAAGAGCTGCTGGAGGCGATGAAGTTATTTTAGAGGATGTTATCAAAGTTGCTGAACAAGTTGCCAATAATGGAGATCCAGAAGTTGGTGGGACTATGATTCTATCGGTTGCAGAGCATCTAGGTAAAATTGCACAATCTTAGGAACAAGCAAATTTTACTGGCCATTTCTTTTTTAGTTTTGTATAATCCATAATAATGGATAAATATTTTATTTACTGTAGGAAATCCTCCGACTCAGAGGATAGACAAATGCTTTCTATTGAAGCTCAATTACAAGAACTCAGAGACTATGCTCGTAAAGAAAAGCTTGAAATAGTTAGAGAGTTCACCGAGTCTAAAACAGCGAAGAAACCTGGCAGAGAGATCTTTAATGAAATGATCTCAGAGATTGAAGCTGGTAAGGCTGATGGGATAGTAGCCTGGAATCCAGATCGCTTAGCAAGGAACTCTGTTGATGGTGGAAGAATAATTTATCTTATTGATGAAGCTGTAATAAAGGATCTTAAGTTTCCGACTGCTTGGTTTGATAATTCACCTCAAGGCAAATTCAATCTCTCTATAGCTTTTGGGCAAGCAAAATTTTATGTCGATAATCTTAGACAGAACGTTCATCGTGGCATACGCCAGAAACTACGCAAAGGACAGTATTGCAATAAAGCTCCTCTTGGATATATTAATCACCCTAAAACTAGAACTATAGAACCTGATCCTGTTGAGTTTGACTTGATGAGAAAAACTTTTGATCTATTCCTTACTGGAAACTGTTCACAGACTGAGATTCGACAAGCAATGTTTGAAATGGGAATTAAGAATCAAACTGGTGATAGAATCCACAGAGATAAAGTAAAAAAGACTCTTCAGAATCCATTTTATTATGGCTACTCCTATCACAAAGGAGAACTCTACGAAGCCTCTCACCAGCCTATGATAACAAAAGCTGAGCATGAAGAAGTACAAAGAATCCTAAAACTCAAATCTAAGAACAAATACAAAACTACTAAGAAGGATAAGAAGAAAAGAGATTTCTTTTTCTTAGGTTTTGAGAAGTGCGGTGAGTGTGGCTGTAGTTTTACAGCAGAAAGACATGAAAAGAAAAAATATAACGCAGTCTGGAAATATTACAGATGCTCTAAGAAAAAGAAAGACATGGATTGCGATCAACCTTACCTCAAAGAAGAAATACTTTCTGGGCAAGTAAAAGATACTGTCTCAAGGATAGCCTTAAGTGATGACTGGAGCGAGCTTGCGCTTAAGACTCTAGACTCCTGGGCAGACACAGAGCGACAGTCATCACTTAAAACAGCCAAGAACCTTGAGTCAGATCTAAAAATCATCAGAGAAAAGCTTGAAAGGCTACTAGATCTTCATTTGGATGGTGTTTTATCATCTGGTGAATACAAAAGCAAAAAAAATGCTCTAATAAGCTCCAAGCTAAAACTTGAAACTCAGCTCTCTCAAATCAAACAAGACGGTGTAGTTTGGCTCGAACCAAGCAAGACACTTATAAAAGAAGCTAATAGAGCCAAGAAATTAGTTGAAGAAGAAAATTATCACGAAATGCGCTCTTTACTTCAAAAAGCAGGCTCGAACCAATTAATACGAGATAGAAAGTTCAGCATGAACTACCTTGAGCCATGGAATTTTCTTATCGAGCTAAACTCTTCATTCCTGTTACACAGCAGCCAGAGCTATGCTCTCACTGAATTACCTTCAGAAAATGCGCTAGTGGGGTGGGCGGGAATAAAAAAATCCCCGCGCAGCGGGCAACCGATAAGGGGCTCGGAATGCCAGTTGGCTGCGGGGATGTCAGAATGGTGCGTCCGCTAGGATTTGAACCTAGGACAATGGTCAAGCCAAATGCGATTACCAGTCAACCCAATGTCCTTAGGGCTTGACCAAAATCGGCTAAAGCCGAAGTGATTTTTTTATGTAATTTGCTTTGCAAATTACTGGTCTGAGAGCACTTCTTGGCTTTTAACCGATTGGTCCCGGGTTCAGGTTCTAGTGGAAGTACCTTAAAAATCAAAAATCACCCACAAGGGGTGATTTTTGATTTTTAATGGTGCGTCCGCTAGGATTTGAACCTAGGACCAATCGGTTAAAAGCCGAGTGCTCTACCGGGCTGAGCTACGGACGCGTATTTAATACGCGCAGACGCAAATAGTGTCCTTCTGGTCGTTCAGGACACTAGGCTCAAATATATCATGTGATTTTTGTATGTTTCTGAAGACTTTCTGAATTTTAGCCAGAACTGGTCTAGTAAACTAAGGGCAAATCAGTCCACTTAGAGGTAAAACACGGCGACCGATGCCCCTGCTTGGCGTTCCAGCCTGGTTTCTGCTCTTTATTAGAGCGCTTAGCGCCACTCGCTGCCCAAAACACCGTATTGAGCCCCAATGATAAATTCAGACCATCAACCAAATTAGACAGCTCTTGTTTTTGTCCCGTATTACTAACTTGAGCATCCCAAATTGCCAGCTGCCGATCATCCTTATTAGCAAAATTGCTCAGAACCACTCCTGCCTTTCTATAAGAAAGCCCCTCTTCAAAAATATCATCCAATATTACAAAAGCAGCTCGAATCAAATCAGGAGTATAAGAAGTTGGCTCCGCAAAATTATAATCAGCGGCAAGCTCTCGACCTCTGTAATGAGATGCATCATCTGCCCGTAAAAAAATCTGCAAGGATTTCAATTCTTGATTTTGCACTCGAAGCTTCATCGCGGCACTAGCAACAAAACTGGCAACAGCCTCTCGCAGTTCTGGTAAAGTCTTGACTTTCGCACCAAATGATCTTGAACAAATGATGGATTTGTTTTGACTAGTGATTGCAGTTGCATCCAAGTCCAAACAAACTTTGCCAGCAAGCTCCAAGACAGTGCGCATCGCATTGATACTAGCAACTTGCTTGAGCCAATCTCTATCAACATATTTCAAATCAAGAGCCGTCTTAATCCCTCTCTGGCTGAGGGTTCTCTGATAACCGCGACCAACTCCCCAAACATCAGCGAGCTCAACTTCTGACAAACAAAAATCAATTTGTGCTTCAGCCAAAGCCAAATCACTTTGATCAAAATACAAACTATAAACTCCAGTTCCATTTTCTTTGGCTATCTTGTTAGCGACCTTGGCAAGAGTCTTGTTTAGAGCAATGCCAATTGAAACAGGAATACCGGTGCAGCGTTCTACTTTGTTTTGAATTTGTTTGGCGCGAGTAATTAATTTACTTGGGCTATCCTTGGTCGTGTCCCCGAGTAAAACAAAGGCTTCATCGATTGAATATATTTCTTTGTGCTCCACTTCTTGGGCAAGTACCGACATCACTCGAGTTGACATATCACTATAAAGAGCAAAATTGGAAGAGCGCTTATGTACTTGGTGTTTCCTGAAAATATACTCCAGCTTGAAAACCGGTTCACCCATTGCAATACCAAGGGCTTTTGCTTCCCGGGAGCGAGCAATTACACAACCATCATTATTTGATAAAACCACCACTGGTTTATTTTTCAAGCTCGGGTCAAAGACCCTCTCGCAAGAAACAAAAAAACTATTGCAATCTAATAAAGCAAAAACCTTCACTCATAACCTCGTATCGAATGCAAGACCACTCCCCACAGCTCTTCTTGCTGACCGGCTTTGCAGTCAGAGAAACGCATTAACAATAATTCAGTATCGCCATTAACAACAATCAAACTTGATGCCTTTGGAGTAATTGATCTATCGACAATTAGAAGATCACCATCATTAATACCCAAGTCTTGATGTCTTTGACCACTCATACGCATCACAAAACTAGCAGAAGGGTGACGTAAAAGATAACGATTAAAATCCAAAGCAAAATCGAATTGCTCCGCTTGTTCAAATGAGCCCATCTGCTCTGAATTCATAAATCGTAGTCCTGCCATAGGACAATTATACTTACTTTCGTAAGGAGCGACGCTAAATATACTGTTTTACCTCTTGACTATGACTTGCGTCAATATGCAAGATCGAATTAGAGCCCAAAAGCCCTGGTTTCACTAATCATTAAAATAAATCCCCAGGGGCTCAATGACCCCTTTCGATTTAGAGTCGCTTTTGCAATAATCAAAACCATGGTCGAACAAATCAAGAAATTCAATTTCATAAAACCAAACGATAAGCAAAAAACCTATGCCGCAATAATATTTGCTGTGACTGGTGGTACTCTGATGTACACCGCCTGGCAATTCATTGTTCCAACGGAGTTAGACATGCCACCAATTAATCCTTTCGCACTAGTATTCTTGGTACTCATAAGTTTAATTTTCATAAGAGTAGGTTATAATGTTTACTCAAAGGAGAGGAAATAAATGGACCCAGTCTGGTGGATTATTATTTCAGTCATGCCAATACTAATTTTTGGACTCTTGGTAATACAAGCAGATAGACAAGCTCCTGAAGAAGCTTCAGAGCAACAACCCTAAATCTATAAAGGAGAGGGGAATGATTTTAAAAACTAATAAGGAGAGTATCCTGAGTAGCAAAGCTCAGGGTACGAGCAAAAACGCACATCCCGGCTATTGTAAGAGCTCAGGGCTTAGATATACCCTTTCGACAAAAGATGGCGGTAGGAGCTCAGGGGCTATATATACCCTTGCAGATGAAAATGGCTGGGGAGGTAGGGGTCGAACCCACGAATGGCGATACCAAAAACCGCTGCCTTACCACTTGGCGACTCCCCAACGGAGCAAGCTCATCAACAAAATGAGTTTCTC is part of the Cyanobacteriota bacterium genome and encodes:
- a CDS encoding recombinase family protein, which codes for MKYFLYCRKSTDSEDRQMLSIEAQLQELRDYARKEKLDVIKEFTESKTAKKPGREIFNEMISEIEAGKADGIVAWNPDRLARNSVDGGRIIYLIDEAVIKDLKFLVLALRF
- a CDS encoding AAA family ATPase yields the protein MKIDTIKKFAVFEDFTWSESLPNFEKYNLIYGWNYTGKTSLSRIFQCFERQERHEDYPNAEFVFETEKGLKSSSDLTQVIDIRVFNIDFIDRNLKWHQQDDEIQPIFILGEQNIELQERLSSKANELKVENESLVNLAGETGLLQQNLIKSLSERASNIKNLLSIVNFDKNRFIPYVESAVLKNDENKILTDDALQRAIRSYQDTNVKEGISFLILLKIDSENLYQRTEELLVKKPIAETIEKLLENTELNRWVEHGKDLHKDSDNCKFCGNKLPADLIGKLEKHFSDDLSKLRTEINLLKDQIDQKIKVINEIDVRLIDKARFYDDFQLEYENLKGILKNELAVSTEYLENLKACLVQKSENPFEELTPRDLRDFEKTEVEVIRNIVEKINQVIDKHNAKTNNFNSERELLKEKLIQHFAHEFINDTNYIDNQELIKEQEKLISEKKTLICELKSEIVSLENRLSENANGAKKVNEYLQILFNSDNLVFETNEKGLFKLLRDNKPAKNLSEGEKTAISFAYFIASLEDKNTNLSETVVFIDDPISSLDSNHLYNVYSFIRERLGDNQCKQLFISTHNLEFFNLVKDFIKEKLKLQNNNKLDEAPFYFIERTHNKYKNSSSIKKLPWQLKKFKSEYIYLFYLIHKFYKNPSAEFEQHYILGNIIRKFLEAYLGMKCPDSKSWSSKLHFLIDEKIQATRIEKFVHNYSHSGSSESFIKHSDINECSQIIKNIVECLELKDKEHYNALCSNFVSFDDPNNQQIKEQKEQKLNQLKEKVTS
- a CDS encoding recombinase family protein produces the protein MDKYFIYCRKSSDSEDRQMLSIEAQLQELRDYARKEKLEIVREFTESKTAKKPGREIFNEMISEIEAGKADGIVAWNPDRLARNSVDGGRIIYLIDEAVIKDLKFPTAWFDNSPQGKFNLSIAFGQAKFYVDNLRQNVHRGIRQKLRKGQYCNKAPLGYINHPKTRTIEPDPVEFDLMRKTFDLFLTGNCSQTEIRQAMFEMGIKNQTGDRIHRDKVKKTLQNPFYYGYSYHKGELYEASHQPMITKAEHEEVQRILKLKSKNKYKTTKKDKKKRDFFFLGFEKCGECGCSFTAERHEKKKYNAVWKYYRCSKKKKDMDCDQPYLKEEILSGQVKDTVSRIALSDDWSELALKTLDSWADTERQSSLKTAKNLESDLKIIREKLERLLDLHLDGVLSSGEYKSKKNALISSKLKLETQLSQIKQDGVVWLEPSKTLIKEANRAKKLVEEENYHEMRSLLQKAGSNQLIRDRKFSMNYLEPWNFLIELNSSFLLHSSQSYALTELPSENALVGWAGIKKSPRSGQPIRGSECQLAAGMSEWCVR
- a CDS encoding Y-family DNA polymerase, translating into MKVFALLDCNSFFVSCERVFDPSLKNKPVVVLSNNDGCVIARSREAKALGIAMGEPVFKLEYIFRKHQVHKRSSNFALYSDMSTRVMSVLAQEVEHKEIYSIDEAFVLLGDTTKDSPSKLITRAKQIQNKVERCTGIPVSIGIALNKTLAKVANKIAKENGTGVYSLYFDQSDLALAEAQIDFCLSEVELADVWGVGRGYQRTLSQRGIKTALDLKYVDRDWLKQVASINAMRTVLELAGKVCLDLDATAITSQNKSIICSRSFGAKVKTLPELREAVASFVASAAMKLRVQNQELKSLQIFLRADDASHYRGRELAADYNFAEPTSYTPDLIRAAFVILDDIFEEGLSYRKAGVVLSNFANKDDRQLAIWDAQVSNTGQKQELSNLVDGLNLSLGLNTVFWAASGAKRSNKEQKPGWNAKQGHRSPCFTSKWTDLPLVY